From the genome of Bactrocera oleae isolate idBacOlea1 chromosome 2, idBacOlea1, whole genome shotgun sequence, one region includes:
- the ato gene encoding protein atonal codes for MSSSEIYRYYYKTSEDLQAFKSNANEMFFNPMAAYNPPPLVSVNQQHHHLQEQQQQQYNCTPNNNFLPANGFITFEQASSDGWITSSPASHRSESPEYVDLNTIYANGAHSGAHPLHATVTQFGLHLESPSAPSTQLTGLTETTSATNDPKTIASKTQNSSTTTKAKRSYTRRTPKAAPAPTTSPSLPPITSDAIISIATNAAAAISANPHVITNTPYTHDFQSFDFDQAAALFDGDSVDDEDMDDHMLLFGADDDFEAADGSFELADQSAAMQTKDDSTASTQPGAKKRRGKQISPVVKRKRRLAANARERRRMQNLNQAFDRLRQYLPCLGNDRQLSKHETLQMAQTYIAALGDLLR; via the coding sequence ATGTCGTCCAGTGAAATATATCGTTACTATTATAAAACTTCCGAGGATTTGCAGGCATTCAAATCGAATGCGAACGAGATGTTCTTTAATCCTATGGCGGCTTACAATCCACCACCGCTGGTGAGCGTCAATCAGCAGCATCATCATCTGCaggagcagcagcaacaacagtatAATTGCACGCCCAACAACAATTTCTTGCCTGCCAACGGTTTCATCACATTCGAGCAGGCATCCTCCGACGGCTGGATTACTTCCTCACCGGCGAGTCATCGCTCTGAAAGTCCAGAATATGTGGATCTCAATACTATTTATGCTAATGGTGCGCATAGCGGCGCACATCCGTTGCACGCGACTGTAACACAATTCGGTTTACATTTGGAATCGCCGTCAGCGCCGAGTACACAATTAACAGGCTTGACAGAGACCACATCAGCAACGAATGATCCAAAAACGATTGCGTCCAAAACGCAAAACAGCAGTACCACAACTAAAGCAAAGCGTTCTTATACGCGCCGCACACCAAAAGCAGCACCAGCTCCAACAACTTCACCTTCATTGCCGCCAATCACCAGTGATGCTATCATTTCCATTGCCACCAATGCCGCCGCTGCGATTAGTGCTAATCCGCACGTAATCACCAATACCCCCTACACGCACGACTTCCAAAGTTTCGACTTCGACCAAGCCGCTGCTTTATTTGATGGTGACAGCGTCGACGACGAGGATATGGACGATCATATGTTGCTCTTCGGCGCCGATGATGACTTCGAAGCTGCCGATGGTTCCTTTGAGCTAGCTGATCAATCCGCTGCCATGCAAACGAAGGATGATTCCACAGCGTCCACACAACCCGGCGCCAAGAAGCGTCGTGGCAAGCAAATCTCGCCCGTTGTCAAGCGTAAACGTCGTTTGGCCGCCAACGCGCGCGAACGCCGACGTATGCAGAATCTGAATCAGGCTTTCGATCGGCTGCGTCAATATCTGCCGTGTCTTGGTAACGATCGGCAGCTTTCCAAGCATGAGACATTGCAGATGGCTCAAACTTATATTGCGGCATTGGGCGATTTATTGCGTTAA